A region from the Oceanidesulfovibrio marinus genome encodes:
- a CDS encoding radical SAM protein produces the protein MPPHTTRIKLPVSALCNVQCRFCDRNMDCAYTAPNGVASETLSVQESARYLAALLEKAEPPVEVCLSGSGEPLARPEETMATARMVRKAYPDVRISVATNGLALPGYAHDLAEAGVDCVRLSVADVDPSRLGGLVAFIRTGKRSMRGDDAMQVLLSQQKKGVAEARHNGLYTTVVVPVVPEINKDHMAEIAATLKDWGVDALELVPFEPREKSGLGKARPATKEDMEEALMAARSVMPSAIIGSLGGDVVSLLGEENAATLLRGIKLASQAEAVTDRPMPDLDRPYVAVATSDGEAVDVHLGHAETLLIYSNDNGLVTLHEARKTPPRGGGDNRWSALAEILSDVKVLIAAGAGDNPRTILADKGIDVRVYEDAPLQGAVLYAFGIKPKGRGKGKQ, from the coding sequence ATGCCGCCCCATACCACCCGGATCAAGCTCCCGGTCTCGGCGCTCTGCAATGTTCAGTGCCGCTTCTGCGACAGGAACATGGACTGCGCCTACACCGCACCCAATGGTGTGGCGTCCGAGACGCTGTCCGTCCAGGAGTCGGCCCGGTATCTGGCCGCGCTGCTGGAAAAGGCCGAGCCTCCGGTGGAAGTCTGTCTGTCCGGTTCCGGCGAGCCCCTGGCCCGGCCGGAGGAGACCATGGCCACGGCGCGCATGGTGCGGAAGGCGTATCCGGATGTGCGCATCAGCGTGGCGACCAACGGCCTGGCCCTGCCCGGCTACGCCCACGATCTGGCCGAGGCCGGCGTGGACTGCGTGCGGCTCTCCGTGGCCGATGTAGACCCCTCCAGGCTCGGCGGGCTCGTGGCCTTCATCCGCACGGGCAAGCGCTCCATGCGCGGCGACGACGCCATGCAGGTGCTCCTGTCCCAGCAGAAGAAGGGTGTGGCCGAAGCTAGGCACAACGGTCTGTACACGACGGTCGTGGTGCCGGTGGTTCCGGAGATCAACAAGGACCACATGGCCGAAATCGCGGCGACATTGAAGGACTGGGGCGTGGACGCCTTGGAGCTCGTACCGTTCGAACCGCGGGAGAAGTCCGGTCTGGGCAAGGCGCGCCCTGCAACAAAAGAAGACATGGAAGAAGCGCTTATGGCGGCCCGTTCGGTCATGCCGAGCGCCATCATCGGCAGCCTCGGCGGCGACGTAGTCTCTCTGCTGGGCGAGGAAAACGCGGCCACTCTGCTGCGGGGCATCAAGCTGGCGTCCCAGGCGGAAGCGGTCACCGACCGGCCCATGCCCGATCTGGACCGGCCCTACGTGGCCGTGGCCACCTCGGACGGCGAGGCCGTGGACGTGCACCTCGGCCATGCCGAAACGCTTCTTATCTACAGCAACGACAACGGTCTCGTGACACTGCACGAGGCGCGGAAGACCCCGCCCAGGGGCGGCGGCGACAATCGCTGGAGCGCCCTGGCCGAGATTCTGTCCGACGTCAAAGTCCTGATCGCGGCCGGCGCCGGAGACAATCCGCGCACGATTCTCGCCGACAAGGGCATCGACGTGCGCGTGTATGAAGACGCCCCGCTTCAGGGGGCCGTGCTCTACGCCTTCGGCATCAAGCCCAAAGGCCGGGGCAAGGGAAAACAATAA
- a CDS encoding (2Fe-2S) ferredoxin domain-containing protein produces the protein MAKPTYHILMCQSFRAKGEPKGVCHKKTDGLAQYLEEEILDRGLDALLTTTGCLKQCESGPVLVIQPNNTWYGNVESEEAVDAILDALEEGEVAEDYALD, from the coding sequence ATGGCAAAGCCCACGTATCATATCCTGATGTGTCAATCGTTCCGCGCCAAGGGCGAGCCCAAGGGCGTCTGCCACAAGAAGACCGACGGTCTTGCCCAGTATCTCGAAGAAGAGATCCTGGACCGCGGCCTGGACGCCCTGCTCACCACCACCGGCTGCCTCAAGCAGTGCGAGTCCGGTCCTGTGCTGGTCATCCAGCCCAACAACACCTGGTACGGCAACGTGGAAAGCGAAGAGGCCGTGGACGCGATTCTGGACGCGTTGGAAGAGGGTGAGGTCGCCGAAGATTACGCACTCGATTAG